The stretch of DNA ATCCGCCATCTGGGTTGATTTGATCAACTTCATCAGCTGATGCAATTTTTAAAATTCTTTTATTGAATTCAGTTCTTTTATGGTATCCCATTTGACCTGCTTGTGCAACAGTCCACATAGTTCTTCTAGGTGTCCAAGGACCAATAGAACCAACGTGTCTTCCTTTACCTGCTCTAACAGCTTTACCATATTGAATTCTAATTCCCCATCTTTTTACTACACCTTGGAATCCTTTTCCTTTTGTAGTTGCAATAGCATCAACAAATTCTCCTTCATTGAAGATTTCACTAGCTTTAACTTCGTTACCTAATAATTCTAATGCAGTGTTTAATTTTTCTTCAGGATTAGCTCCTCCAATACCACATTCAAATATATCTGGTTTTTTCTTAGGTACACTAGTTACTTTTGGATTTGTGTGTATCAATACTCTAATATCTTCTGTGTTTTCTAATTCACCTTGTATTTTTGCAATAGCTTCAGATTTATTGTATTCTTTCGGAAGAGAAATTTTCCTTGAAAGTTCTTGATCTAAATTGTCTGCAAGTACTTCGGTGATAACTTTCAAACCACGAGAAGTTTTTTCATAAGCTCTAATTCCCATTACTACGACCGGAGGTACTTCCAATACAGTTACTGGAGTGAAAACTTCCATACCATTGGTAGGAGAGTTTTTATCAGTATCAGTGATTAAAGCGTGAGTCATACCCACTTTATAACCTGCGAGGCCGAGTAATTTTGGTTCATCCATTTGTGGCCAAGATTTTACTCTAGGGGTTTCTTTTGCTGCTCTTTTTCTTGGACTAAATGCAACAGACCCTTTTCTTGGCTGATGATGT from uncultured Methanobrevibacter sp. encodes:
- the rpl3p gene encoding 50S ribosomal protein L3, whose amino-acid sequence is MVRHHQPRKGSVAFSPRKRAAKETPRVKSWPQMDEPKLLGLAGYKVGMTHALITDTDKNSPTNGMEVFTPVTVLEVPPVVVMGIRAYEKTSRGLKVITEVLADNLDQELSRKISLPKEYNKSEAIAKIQGELENTEDIRVLIHTNPKVTSVPKKKPDIFECGIGGANPEEKLNTALELLGNEVKASEIFNEGEFVDAIATTKGKGFQGVVKRWGIRIQYGKAVRAGKGRHVGSIGPWTPRRTMWTVAQAGQMGYHKRTEFNKRILKIASADEVDQINPDGGFVKYGLVKNDYVLVKGSLPGPSKRLVILRQPIRPNNKAEDIPQINYISTKSKQGV